Within Desulfurobacterium thermolithotrophum DSM 11699, the genomic segment TATCGTTCAAAACCTGTAGAAGTAGAAAAAATAGACTATTTAAAAAATGGAATTTTTTGTGTAAAATTAGCAGCGAAAGTTGATGCACCTGCACCAGGACAGGTGTGTGCATTTTATAGTAACGAGCTCCTCCTGGGAGGAGGTGAAATAACTACGGAAGGAGAAGGGATATGGAAGGAAGTCTTGTAGCTATTGACTGGACTCTTGTGGTTCAGGCAGTAAACTTCCTCATTTTCATGGTTCTTATCAACAAGTTTCTCTTTCAACCTCTTCTAAATCTTATGGAGGAAAGAGAAAAAGAACTGGAAGTTCATCACTCTGAAGTAGAGGCACTAAGAGCTAAAGCTGAAGCTCTTTTAAAGGAAGTAGACCAGGTCTTAAATGAAGCAAAAGTCAAAGCTA encodes:
- a CDS encoding ATP synthase F0 subunit B, coding for MEGSLVAIDWTLVVQAVNFLIFMVLINKFLFQPLLNLMEEREKELEVHHSEVEALRAKAEALLKEVDQVLNEAKVKAKTFVEEAVKEAKKERDKILKEAHEKATAKIENSKKEIWGAFETERQKLESEAEKIAEEIVRKILGKKAA